One Defluviitoga tunisiensis genomic window carries:
- a CDS encoding thermonuclease family protein, whose protein sequence is MKKFITFFTLIIFTFTLFSQSLFDITSIESNIERLKAYEEIVEQLNEIESEENDLKKLDLYDKFFEEKLLKIPISLEKGVVTRVIDGDTVEIEIDGKIYKTRFIGIDTPESTTKIEPFGLEASLFTTKELLGKTVYLEKDVSETDRYGRLLRYIWLEPPNEINDLEIRTKMFNAILLLNGFAKISTFPPDVKYEEYFLTYSKEAQDNNLGLWALSEKLTSDATNFATLTDTSTPTQKVYVDTEGKGLIKGNINSKGEKIYHMPGGLYYEQTIPEIWFKTEQEAQSAGFRKSKK, encoded by the coding sequence ATGAAAAAGTTTATCACTTTTTTCACATTAATAATATTTACCTTCACATTATTTAGTCAATCATTATTTGACATTACTTCCATAGAGTCTAATATAGAAAGATTAAAAGCATATGAGGAAATTGTAGAACAATTAAATGAAATAGAAAGCGAAGAAAATGATTTAAAGAAATTAGACTTGTACGACAAGTTTTTTGAAGAAAAACTTTTGAAAATACCTATTAGCTTGGAAAAAGGTGTCGTTACAAGGGTAATAGATGGAGACACTGTCGAAATTGAAATCGATGGAAAAATATATAAAACAAGATTCATTGGTATAGATACACCTGAAAGCACTACAAAAATTGAACCTTTTGGTCTTGAGGCCTCCCTTTTTACTACCAAAGAATTATTAGGTAAAACTGTATATCTTGAAAAAGATGTTTCAGAAACAGATAGGTATGGAAGACTTTTGAGATATATTTGGCTTGAACCACCAAATGAGATAAATGACTTGGAAATACGTACAAAAATGTTTAATGCTATTCTTCTACTAAACGGATTCGCAAAAATTTCAACTTTTCCACCTGATGTCAAATATGAAGAATATTTTTTAACTTATTCGAAAGAAGCTCAAGATAACAATTTAGGATTGTGGGCTTTAAGCGAAAAATTAACTAGTGATGCTACTAATTTTGCTACATTAACAGATACCTCTACTCCTACTCAAAAGGTTTACGTTGATACTGAAGGAAAAGGGCTCATCAAAGGGAATATTAATTCTAAAGGAGAAAAGATCTATCATATGCCTGGAGGATTATATTATGAACAAACTATTCCTGAAATATGGTTCAAAACGGAACAAGAAGCCCAATCTGCTGGTTTTAGAAAATCAAAAAAATAA